One genomic region from Fictibacillus marinisediminis encodes:
- the rpsQ gene encoding 30S ribosomal protein S17 codes for MSERNQRKVYVGRVVSDKMDKTITVLVETYKKHPLYNKRVKYSKKFKAHDENNTAKVNDMVRIMETRPLSKDKRFRLVEVVEVAVVI; via the coding sequence ACGTAACCAGCGTAAAGTTTATGTTGGCCGTGTTGTATCTGACAAGATGGACAAAACAATCACTGTGCTTGTAGAGACTTACAAAAAACACCCTTTATATAACAAGCGTGTTAAGTACTCTAAGAAATTTAAAGCTCATGATGAAAACAACACTGCAAAAGTAAATGATATGGTAAGAATCATGGAAACTCGTCCGCTTTCTAAAGACAAACGTTTCCGTTTAGTAGAAGTGGTTGAAGTAGCAGTAGTTATTTAA